In Brevibacillus marinus, the genomic window AAGACAGCGATCTGGCTGAAGAGGTGATCGCGGGTGACAGCAGGATCAACGAGTTGGAACAGCAGATCGAAGCGGGCTGTTTCCAGCTGATCGCTCTCCAGCAGCCGGTGGGCAGCGATTTGCGGCGAGTGGGCACGATGCTCAAACTGGTGACCGACCTGGAGCGGATGGGCGATCACGCCGTCTCCATCGCCAAGACGACGCGGCGTTTGATGAGCGAATCGTTTCCGCGGGAGGTTGCCAATATTCAGGAAATGGCCGATCACGTCAAAGCGATGGTGCGGGACAGTTTGAACGCCTATATCGCCAAAGACCGCGAGCTTGCCGAGGAAGTAGCGGCGCGCGACGACATCGTCGACAAGCATTACTCCAACATGTTCCGCGAACTGGTCAACGAGATGGCCGGCCAGAAGCAGACCATCTCCCAAGGGATGCAGCTTCTGCTGGTTGCCCAGTACCTGGAGCGCATTGCCGACCACGTAACCAACATTTGCGAATGGATTTTTTACATGACCACGGGCAAGATGACCGATTTGAACAAATAACGCGCCCTTCAAACCGGGCAGTCCGCGGCTGCCGGATTAGACAGCACCCGTTGCGGGTGCTGTTTTTGTTTGGGCGGCTCCGTCCGGGCGGCTCGGTGCATGTGCTGGGCGAACGTAAAAACATATTGCCAGGGATTTGAAAAGGGCGTAATATATTTCGTGTTAAAAAATTTCGGGTACGAAATAATTGCGGAAGAAAGGAGGCGCATGATGAGCAAGCCGATCTTGGTGAGGGATCTGTTAAAGCGGCTGAACAAAACGATTACCACCATTGCGACCAGAGAATTGGGGAAATTCGGATTGACTGTGCCGCAATTGA contains:
- the phoU gene encoding phosphate signaling complex protein PhoU; this encodes MTRHVFEEQLDKLHRNLMAMGTLVEEAIHKAIKSLMEKDSDLAEEVIAGDSRINELEQQIEAGCFQLIALQQPVGSDLRRVGTMLKLVTDLERMGDHAVSIAKTTRRLMSESFPREVANIQEMADHVKAMVRDSLNAYIAKDRELAEEVAARDDIVDKHYSNMFRELVNEMAGQKQTISQGMQLLLVAQYLERIADHVTNICEWIFYMTTGKMTDLNK